ATTATTACAATATCATCACTTTTAAATCCCAGCTTAACATAAACTTGGGGCAGTCCATGCAGTCACTGCCGATTCTGATATTGAATCGGTTGAAAAAGCCGTAGAATCGGCATATTCAAGGAATATTCCAACGACTCAAGTGTTTTTATCCAAGAATCGGCAGTATATACCATAATGAGGTAATGTAGTTATTTCATGGAGGAGCAAGAGGGAGAAGATGTCCTGgtttaaccccccccccctttttttatttttttggctggAAAATCTTGTAGGAAGATTTGAGCATATGGCACTAAGGGGCCTATACTAACAAAATCCAAAGTTTGTGTGCTCTTGCTGCTTTTACTCCTACATGATGAGATGATATTATGAGCGAAGGAACAAAGAAAAAGTAAACTGAAATTTCTGCAAAGAAACACTGAAGAGGAAATACAATCTAACTGAAGAAATCTAATacaaaaaagaagggaaaagaaaagggcaaACCGAAATTTCTGCGAAGAAACACTGAAAAGGAATGAACATCAAACTATAGAAATTCAATACAAACAAAAAGGGTAAAAGAAAAGGGCAAACAATGCAATAGCGGTTAGGTTAACTGCTGGCATATCTTTAATAGAATGTGATTGTGAAACAGGACTTTTGTAGATGACCCCTGTTAGTTAGGAATTGGTTAGTTGAGTTTTCTCAGGAATGGGCAAGTAATAAAGAATGAATTGTTTTAGCTGTCTCTGAAATTCTGCCACTAAGACATAAACTAATGTGTGAAGCAACTTGGTGGGTCAACCATCTTTGTTGTACACCTGGATAGTTGGAATGTACTGTTTGTGGCGTTTTACCCTTGTCATCTGCTTTGACCCTCTTCTGTTTGGATTTAAAGAATTGAATGATAAATGGATGTGTCTTCAACTTTTGTtgattttctctaagatttcTTGAGCTATGTTCCAAGGTTTTGTCGGAGAATTAAACACAAATTATTAATCCCATCGCCATggaaaaaagaatggaagaaggatTTTTTGGGTTTGCTTATGGAGTTTGGGCATACTTGGGCATGCACACAATCAATTCCCTCTCAACCATTGAAAGTGCATATCTGTAGGTGTGGTAATAAGATAGTCGATGCTTACCTTTTCTCATGCCATATTTTGACAGTAATATGCTATTATTTACTCTTGTTGTGAGTCTTGTGACAGCGAGTTGTAGCATTTGGCTAACAGGGTTCAATTCTTGGTGTTGAGGTTGATGTTGCTAGAAAGTCATATTCTACCCAACTGGTTGCCATGGACGAAAAGATTGACGAGGAAAAATAAGCCAAAACCAGACATGGAAGCTTTTTGAAGCCCCAAATCTTTACAGTGACAATACCTGAGGCGATTGCTTATTGCATTTGATGGTTTTTTATTGTGTATTTGTCATAGTTGAGCTACTTTTGGATTCTCCAAGTGTCTTGACTGTTTTTGTCTCTCCTTTCAAGATTGACGGATGGTCCAATCTGTCCATCAAAGTGAGCTGGTCTCAGAAAATATTCTATAGTAATGATCAGTTCTCCCTTGATATACCATTTAGCTTTCCAGAATATGTCACTCCATTTGTAAAAAGAATTtccaaaatagaaaagatacAGTTGAATGTGAACTATGACATGGGGACTGAAATTTTATGCAAGACAACTAGCCATCCTCTGAAGGTAGAACCTCTGGATTAATTTTCTGTATGGATCATCCAACTTTCTTATGTTCCTCTTTCTCCATCCTGTGATTGGCTTCCTAGGAAATAAGACGCCAAGCGGGAAATTTGGGATTCTTATATGAAGCAGATGTTCTTACATGGTCAAAAACTGACTTTAATATTTCGTATATGGTAAAACTGCACTTGACTGTTATTGATATTCTTCTGAATGTTGTTCTCTGTGGATCTAATGTTACCCATTCTAGATTTACATCTTCTAGGTACCCAAGTAAATCATGGAACTGTTCTACTGGAATTATTTTCATGACATAACTTATATTTCTGGATTATATTTGTCTGCAGGTCATCTCGAATGAAATATCTAGTGGTTTGCTCTTGCAATCTCCTTCTGTACATGACTTTGATCAAAGAGAGATATTCTGCTTCTATCTTTTTCCTGGAAATCACCAGCATAGAAAGGttcattcacataattagtatTTGTCTCTGATGCCATTCAAGtggatcttttatttttttatgcatattATCTTATTCTATTGCGGAAGATTCCCTTCTCTTCTGAtgcatcttctttcttctgtatGTTAATATCTTTATTCAAGAAATCTTGTTCACGCTTGTTGGGCAGAATTATTGCTGTTTACTGAAGGTTAAAAGTTCAATGAGTCctaatgaaaatataaatttggTTTCGCATTTGGGATTTAATGGAGGATTCAAATGTGCATTATTGCTTAGAATCTAATCACCAAATTCATTTGTAAAGCTGGAAAATCAGATCACACTGTTTAGTTTTCATTTAGTCAATCACCAAGGAAACTTGTCCAACTTTTGGAGTTGGCTCAAAGTGCACTCTTACTCCTAGGGAAGCATCTAGAAAAGTGATCTTTAAATATAGCCATAGATAATTTTTGTTTCAGAGGACAA
This genomic stretch from Macadamia integrifolia cultivar HAES 741 chromosome 2, SCU_Mint_v3, whole genome shotgun sequence harbors:
- the LOC122065729 gene encoding uncharacterized protein LOC122065729, with protein sequence MEEVFVKSVENGLKLSRRIYFGKDRDVLPPKLEVMEINLHSYLPTAPMVYAVIYDPSIVDTPDIRSYQPHVYGCCDPPALIPLQMNGIAIEVECYLDTAIITVSGSWRVHCVIGSSSCDCCLAIPMSEKIDGWSNLSIKVSWSQKIFYSNDQFSLDIPFSFPEYVTPFVKRISKIEKIQLNVNYDMGTEILCKTTSHPLKEIRRQAGNLGFLYEADVLTWSKTDFNISYMVKLHLTVIDILLNVVLCGSNVISNEISSGLLLQSPSVHDFDQREIFCFYLFPGNHQHRKIPFSSDASSFFCMLISLFKKSCSRLLGRIIAVY